In Malus sylvestris chromosome 15, drMalSylv7.2, whole genome shotgun sequence, a single genomic region encodes these proteins:
- the LOC126605798 gene encoding F-box/kelch-repeat protein At3g06240-like — protein MGTLLDHSNMHNEQDDQRQLPYEIVEKILLQLPVKSLLRFRSVCKPWLALISYPKFVKSHLLIRSTKHDDDDDDCDRDHDAHGKTILSRARLLLSSLSLLQSVHVQVLNTTTIDAPATATLPSRGDGEAESLAEAKAETETKAEAAGTTGANSATRVVEEEHEYYVTMRRPVKDMKIVGSCNGLVCLVVDLEDMMIYNPSTRQVHAAPKLATISGKDYFYGFGYDSRREDYKIVRATSSSKAGVFATQLDIYSLKTNTWRARSETLPFYFLFNLVGTLLNGGLHWAVRCGKTTDQASANGDDKRSFSIVSFDIAEETYRQVSLPGDGDKNFSFYGLGVLGGRLSMLHSPHGSDYQVWLMNEYGVKASWSIFTTIPQKMDSEYLGLMSLLSILKNGEILILLHQRKLVIYSQADRNFRAVFAGDVRSSQVALYMESLASPTIKYSMVR, from the coding sequence ATGGGAACCTTATTGGATCATTCCAATATGCATAATGAACAAGATGATCAGCGGCAGCTTCCTTATGAGATTGTGGAGAAAATTCTGCTGCAACTGCCGGTGAAGTCCCTCCTTCGTTTCAGAAGCGTATGCAAGCCATGGCTTGCTCTCATCTCCTACCCAAAGTTTGTCAAGTCACACCTCCTTATCCGCTCTACCAAACACGACGACGATGACGATGATTGTGATCGTGATCATGATGCTCACGGCAAAACTATATTGTCAAGAGCACGACTCTTGCTTTCCTCTTTGTCCCTCCTCCAGTCCGTCCACGTACAAGTTCTCAATACCACTACTATTGATGCACCCGCAACGGCAACTTTGCCATCCCGTGGCGACGGTGAAGCAGAAAGTCTAGCAGAAGCAAAGGCAGAAACAGAAACGAAGGCAGAAGCAGCTGGCACGACTGGTGCTAATAGTGCTACTAGGGTCGTGGAGGAGGAACATGAGTACTATGTGACAATGAGGCGGCCGGTCAAAGACATGAAGATTGTCGGCTCTTGTAACGGCCTGGTGTGTTTGGTGGTTGACTTAGAAGATATGATGATTTATAATCCATCCACCAGGCAGGTTCATGCAGCCCCAAAGTTGGCAACAATCTCCGGTAAGGATTACTTCTATGGCTTCGGTTACGATTCGCGCAGGGAAGACTATAAAATAGTGAGGGCCACTTCTTCAAGTAAGGCTGGCGTTTTCGCCACCCAACTTGACATTTATTCTTTGAAGACCAATACATGGAGAGCCAGGTCCGAAACCCTGCCTTTTTACTTTCTGTTCAACCTTGTCGGAACCCTACTCAACGGGGGTCTCCACTGGGCAGTCCGCTGCGGAAAGACTACTGATCAAGCTTCCGCAAACGGTGATGATAAGAGGTCTTTCTCAATCGTTTCTTTCGATATAGCGGAGGAGACGTACCGGCAAGTTTCCCTACCGGGCGACGGCGACAAGAATTTCTCGTTCTATGGTTTGGGGGTTTTAGGAGGGCGGCTGAGTATGCTTCACAGCCCTCATGGGTCTGATTACCAGGTGTGGTTAATGAATGAGTACGGGGTCAAGGCATCTTGGTCTATTTTCACTACCATTCCGCAGAAGATGGATTCTGAATACCTAGGGCTGATGTCACTTCTGAGTATTTTGAAGAACGGGGAGATTCTAATCCTCTTGCATCAAAGGAAACTAGTCATTTACAGTCAGGCAGACAGAAACTTCCGAGCCGTCTTTGCTGGGGATGTACGCTCTTCTCAAGTGGCTTTGTACATGGAGAGCCTtgcttcacccaccataaaataCTCCATGGTCAGATAG
- the LOC126602653 gene encoding peptidyl-prolyl cis-trans isomerase FKBP20-1-like, whose translation MVTHEAIRPKLEVIKAKRERLADLNRQITELQRQRSPVASELDNDFKPNKPRLEKYTTDAAALTQDLPLVDVHYEGIREETGKVFDTMHECNTIFSFEVGKGSVIKAWDFAVKTMKVGEIAKITCKPEYAYGSTDSPPDIPPECMLERIISSFWECKLCWISFS comes from the exons ATGGTCACTCACGAAGCTATCCGACCAAAGCTTGAGGTAATAAAGGCAAAGAGGGAAAGACTGGCAGACCTTAACCGTCAGATCACCGAACTTCAACGTCAGAGATCACCTGTTGCTTCTGAGCTTGACAATGATTTTAAGCCAAACAAACCTCGATTGGAAAAGTACACTACTG ATGCAGCTGCCCTGACCCAAGACCTTCCGCTCGTTGATGTTCATTATGAAGGCATTAGGGAGGAAACCGGCAAAGTCTTTGACACGATGCATGAATGTAATACAATTTTCTCATTTGAGGTTGGGAAAGGTAGTGTGATCAAGGCTTGGGATTTTGCAGTGAAAACCATGAAGGTTGGGGAGATTGCTAAGATCACTTGCAAGCCAGAATATGCATATGGTAGTACGGATTCTCCACCAGATATTCCACCAGAATGCATGTTGGAAAGAATCATAAGTTCATTTTGGGAATGCAAGCTCTGCTGGATCTCATTTTCATAG